From Rhodopseudomonas palustris, a single genomic window includes:
- a CDS encoding ABC transporter substrate-binding protein, which yields MTPTKGLLGLAAACLLCGTANAEISGNIVRVGVLNDISGIFQDTNGMGSVEAARMAAEDFAGGGKNLKVEIVYADHQNKADVGNAIARRWLDNEGVDAIVDVPNSAVGLSINTLLRGTKMTFLASSTASSDLTGKACSPNTIQWVNDTWATGNTTAAAMMQRGGKDWYFITVDYALGKGIEAEAAKYIEAHGGKVLGSAKHPLGTSDFASFLLQAQSSKAGVIGLANAGGDTINSVKQAAEFGIQQSGQKLVAFLLFINDIHGMGLKVAQGLQLMEAFYWDMNDDTRAFAKRFAQRPGMNGKMPSGNQAGVYASTLAYLNAVAATGSDDAKDVVPQMKKFSGKDKLFGDVTIRQDGRVVHPMYLFEVKKPEESKYPYDYYRLVSTIAADKAFRPIAEGGCELVK from the coding sequence CACCAACCAAGGGCCTGCTCGGCCTTGCCGCCGCGTGCCTGTTGTGCGGCACTGCCAACGCCGAGATTTCCGGCAATATCGTGCGCGTCGGCGTGCTCAACGACATTTCCGGCATCTTCCAGGACACCAACGGCATGGGATCGGTGGAGGCGGCGCGGATGGCCGCCGAGGATTTCGCTGGCGGCGGCAAGAACCTTAAGGTCGAGATCGTCTATGCCGATCACCAGAACAAGGCCGACGTCGGCAACGCCATCGCCCGCCGCTGGCTCGACAATGAGGGCGTCGACGCGATCGTCGACGTGCCGAATTCGGCGGTCGGGCTGTCGATCAACACGCTGCTGCGCGGCACCAAGATGACGTTCCTGGCGTCGTCGACGGCGAGCTCCGATCTCACCGGCAAGGCCTGCTCGCCCAACACCATCCAGTGGGTCAACGACACCTGGGCGACCGGCAACACCACCGCCGCGGCGATGATGCAGCGAGGCGGCAAGGACTGGTACTTCATCACGGTGGACTATGCGCTCGGCAAGGGCATTGAAGCCGAAGCCGCCAAGTACATCGAGGCACATGGCGGCAAGGTGCTCGGCTCCGCCAAGCATCCGCTCGGCACGTCGGACTTCGCCTCGTTCCTGCTGCAGGCGCAATCTTCGAAGGCGGGCGTGATCGGCCTCGCCAATGCCGGCGGCGACACCATCAACAGCGTCAAGCAGGCGGCCGAATTCGGCATTCAGCAGAGCGGGCAGAAGCTGGTCGCGTTCCTATTGTTCATCAACGATATCCACGGCATGGGCCTGAAGGTGGCGCAGGGCCTGCAACTGATGGAGGCGTTCTATTGGGACATGAACGACGACACGCGCGCCTTCGCCAAGCGGTTCGCGCAGCGGCCCGGCATGAACGGCAAGATGCCGAGCGGTAACCAGGCCGGCGTCTACGCCTCGACGCTGGCGTATCTCAACGCCGTCGCGGCTACCGGAAGCGATGACGCCAAGGACGTCGTGCCGCAGATGAAAAAGTTCAGCGGCAAGGACAAGCTGTTCGGAGACGTCACCATCCGGCAGGACGGACGCGTCGTGCACCCGATGTATCTGTTCGAGGTGAAGAAGCCGGAGGAGTCGAAGTATCCTTACGACTACTATCGCCTGGTTTCGACCATCGCCGCCGACAAGGCGTTCCGCCCGATCGCGGAAGGCGGGTGTGAGCTGGTGAAGTAG